In Gallus gallus isolate bGalGal1 chromosome 8, bGalGal1.mat.broiler.GRCg7b, whole genome shotgun sequence, one DNA window encodes the following:
- the ALG14 gene encoding UDP-N-acetylglucosamine transferase subunit ALG14 homolog, which yields MQPWFPPPGSTGAFFLLLLLPPLLLVPFVLLARRRHDRRTPPLRLLVVAGSGGHTTEILRLLSCLSESYSPRCYVLADSDKMSEAKIRSFEQKRAERFSNSQFTLDRIPRSREVRQSWTSSVVTTAYSILYSLPLTYKLKPDLILCNGPGTCVPVCISALLLGLLGMKRAIIVYVESICRVETLSLSGKILYYFSDYFIVQWPALKEKYPKSVYLGRIV from the exons ATGCAGCCGTGGTTCCCGCCGCCGGGCAGCACCGGGgccttcttcctcctgctgctgctgccgccctTGCTGCTCGTCCCCTTTGTGCTCCTGGCGAGGAGACGCCACGACCGGCGGACGCCTCCCCTCAGGCTGCTAGTGGTGGCCGGCTCCG GAGGGCACACAACAGAAATCCTGAGGTTGCTCAGTTGTTTGTCAGAGTCGTACTCTCCTAGATGTTATGTTCTTGCAGACTCCGATAAGATGAGTGAAGCTAAAATACGTTCTTTCGAACAAAAAAGGGCTGAAAGGTTCTCCAATTCCCAG TTCACCCTTGATCGCATTCCCAGAAGCCGTGAGGTTAGACAATCTTGGACCTCCTCTGTGGTAACAACCGCATACTCCATACTTTATTCCCTTCCTTTGACGTACAAACTGAAACCAGATTTG ATACTGTGCAATGGACCAGGAACATGTGTTCCTGTCTGTATATCTGCTCTTCTTCTTGGGCTTCTAGGAATGAAAAGAGCAATCATTGTGTACGTAGAAAGCATCTGCCGCGTGGAAACTTTATCCCTGTCTGGAAAGATTCTTTACTACTTTTCAGATTACTTCATTGTTCAATGGCctgctctgaaggaaaaatatcccAAGTCAGTTTATCTTGGTCGAATAGTCTAA